ACCGCGTGGACTTCTACCGGCGGCGATGGCATCCTGGTTGACCTTTCCACACCAGCACAGCTGGACCGCATCATCTTAACCACAGGCTCTGGCTCAGATAGCTCAGTAACCTCCACCGTGAAGATCTACGCATTCCAAGATGCCTCACCGCATTCACTTACTGACGGCATCGAAATCGGCACCGTGGATTACTCCGGCCGCAGCTTAAGCCACAGCATCCGCGAATCCTCCAAACTTCCAGGGCAAGTGGAATCAGTGGTGATTTTGGTTGATGAGGTTCATTCCTCGAAGGCTGACAGCACCAGTCCACAAATGCAGATCGCCGAAGTACAACTTGTGGGTTGGTAAATTACGCGATTGTGATTGACCCCCATTAAGGTGCGCCCGCCCTCAGTTTTTCTAACTGAGGGCGGATTTTTACGTTCATCTAAAAGAATCAGCTCAGGGATAATTCCGAAGATTTCTTTGCACAAACTTCAAAGAATCAAGTTTCCTACCTCCCACCATGATGGGCGCTGACAACTTCCTCGCAGGAAAAACTCAGCCCATACTAAGTCCCATGCGGGATGTGAGGTGCATCCCTGCACTACACCGGGGGATTTTTATGACACTGCTGTCAAGGCAAAAAGAAGTAAGTGAGATCAGTGATGCTCAACTAGTCAAACGTTTCATCTCCGGCGATGCACGTGCATTCTCCACCATCGTTGATCGCCATGAACGCCACATGTTAAAAGCAGCTAAAAGATACAGCCGCAAACCAGAAGACGCCCAAGACATCCTCCAAGAAGCTCTTTTTAGAGCAAGCCGGAATATGCATCTTTATCGGGCAGAAGCATCACTTGGAACCTGGCTTCACACATTAGTCCTGAATAGCGGCTTTGATTGGGCCACCCACCGCTGCCAAGTAGAGTTCCCCGTCCTACATGAGCCCGTTATTGATTTGGACAAAGATCCACGCATTGCCGTAGATCCCTTGGGCTACCTCGATGTTGCCATGACGATTAGAAAAGCCATTGATCAACTCCACCCTGATCAAAGGATCGCCATCATCTTGGTGGACCTTGGTGGCTACACCGTAGAAGATGTGGCCGAAATCGAAGGAGTGAAAGTAGGCACCGTTAAATCACGCCGAGGGCGCGCACGTAAAGCACTGCGCGCCCTTTTGCATGCGGATTTCTTCGGCCCTGAAGACTAACC
Above is a genomic segment from Corynebacterium suranareeae containing:
- a CDS encoding sigma-70 family RNA polymerase sigma factor, which produces MTLLSRQKEVSEISDAQLVKRFISGDARAFSTIVDRHERHMLKAAKRYSRKPEDAQDILQEALFRASRNMHLYRAEASLGTWLHTLVLNSGFDWATHRCQVEFPVLHEPVIDLDKDPRIAVDPLGYLDVAMTIRKAIDQLHPDQRIAIILVDLGGYTVEDVAEIEGVKVGTVKSRRGRARKALRALLHADFFGPED